A region from the Dermacentor andersoni chromosome 11, qqDerAnde1_hic_scaffold, whole genome shotgun sequence genome encodes:
- the LOC126517897 gene encoding uncharacterized protein isoform X2, which produces MSGSMHSDMCNVYYCHEPIQQTGSAIANVLSYFGSWSGSACGDSREKHWLAVFDYGEDMVTVCEADMDYAGNLSGRKYWRKRTVFNNIYSNKRHLGKHRVPEARIHEAMRKTCNMGPYHPTNNNFQIARTPEVSMPAPS; this is translated from the exons ATGTCGGGTTCGATGCACTCCGATATGTGCAACGTCTACTACTGCCACGAGCCGATCCAGCAAACGGGTTCCGCTATCGCGAACGTGCTGTCGTACTTCGGTTCATGGTCGGGAAGTGCGTGTGGCGATTCGAGGGAGAAGCACTGGCTGGCGGTCTTCGACTACGGTGAGGACATGGTGACTGTGTGTGAAGCCGACATGGACTACGCAGGGAACCTGTCGGGACGCAAGTACTGGAGGAAGCGGACGGTCTTCAATAATATCTATTCGAACAAG AGGCATCTGGGAAAGCACCGTGTTCCGGAGGCGCGCATCCATGAGGCCATGCGAAAGACGTGTAACATGGGCCCCTACCACCCGACGAACAACAACTTCCAGAT cgcgcGCACGCCGGAGGTTTCCATGCCCGCACCGAGCTAG
- the LOC126517897 gene encoding uncharacterized protein isoform X1: MSGSMHSDMCNVYYCHEPIQQTGSAIANVLSYFGSWSGSACGDSREKHWLAVFDYGEDMVTVCEADMDYAGNLSGRKYWRKRTVFNNIYSNKRHLGKHRVPEARIHEAMRKTCNMGPYHPTNNNFQMWVNNLLLLLGIEPPLEERDG, encoded by the exons ATGTCGGGTTCGATGCACTCCGATATGTGCAACGTCTACTACTGCCACGAGCCGATCCAGCAAACGGGTTCCGCTATCGCGAACGTGCTGTCGTACTTCGGTTCATGGTCGGGAAGTGCGTGTGGCGATTCGAGGGAGAAGCACTGGCTGGCGGTCTTCGACTACGGTGAGGACATGGTGACTGTGTGTGAAGCCGACATGGACTACGCAGGGAACCTGTCGGGACGCAAGTACTGGAGGAAGCGGACGGTCTTCAATAATATCTATTCGAACAAG AGGCATCTGGGAAAGCACCGTGTTCCGGAGGCGCGCATCCATGAGGCCATGCGAAAGACGTGTAACATGGGCCCCTACCACCCGACGAACAACAACTTCCAGATGTGGGTCAACAACCTGCTGCTTCTGCTTGGCATAGAGCCACCTTTGGAAGAGCGCGACGGTTAA